The Mariprofundus sp. NF sequence ATACCGGAGAAGCTGGCATCAGCGAATGGATCGAATCGATCAATCGCGCATACAAGGATTGGCATGTCTATATTTCGCCGCAAATTCATGACAGTGAATATGCTGCTGGTGAAGCGGTCGCGATGCTTCAGCCCCACCGAGATGTGACCTATATTGATAGCCTGCATCTCTCTGTCTCGATGCGCTCATTTCGTGCCGAGAATGTCTCTGCATTGGTGAAGCAGATTCTTGATCTGGACCTGCAGGCTGCTCGCCAGTCATTCAATTCATTGCAGGGTAAATATCCCATCGTAGTGACGCGCTGCGTGAAGCAAGCAAAAGCGTGGCTGAAGCAGCAGGCCCGAGGCTCTGAGCGCTATGGCATTGTTGTCTCTTCCCAAGCTTCTCGCCTCAAGCCCTATGCGATTGATATCAAGTCACCGATGAATCCCGTGCACTGGTTTCTTGAGGGGAAGGATGATGTCCGTTCCTCTTACTATCTCGAAGATGTGGCGACTGAATTTCATATTCAGGGCTTGGAGCTCGATTGGGCGTGTGTGACTTGGGATGCCGATTTTAGATATAGCGAAGATGGGTGGCGACATTTCTCTTTCCGCGGTAACAAATGGCAACGAATCAATAAAGCTGAGCGGCAGATGTATTTGAAGAACGCCTATCGTGTGTTGCTGACCCGCGCACGGCAGGGAATGGTGATTGTCGTGCCTCAAGGTGATGCCGAAGACCCGACGCGGGATTCGGCCTTTTATGATGACACTTTTGAGTATCTAACATCGATTGGCTTGCCAGCTATTGAATGAACATTTTCTAAGTGCCAGGTTGGGTTGATGCTTACCCTGCACGAAGATGCGTTTTACGAATTCTTTCGCCCCTATCGGCATCCACAATCCAGTTGCGATATCTGGGGTGGCATCGGGCTGGAAACTTTTGGCGAGGATTTGAAACTGGTGAAATCGCTGCCCGCTGCGCATTTGTGGACGGTTGTGGATGGCGATGGCGACCAATGGATTCTGCCCGGCATTCATTGCGTGAATCGGATTTGTTATCTGGTTACTGAAGTTGCCCACGACTGGCGGGATCTTGAGTTTCGCATTCCTGCCAGAGGATATTCGCTGACCCAGTTAGGCCTTTTGCGTCAGCTCAATCAAGCCCGGAAATTCATGGGATCAATCAACGTATAATATGTAAAAAGAGAGCCGAGTGGCTCCCTTAAGTGTTAATTACTTGCAGGGGCCGAGGCGTTTGCCGGTGATGTGACTGACCATCTTCATGCCCTGGGTGTTCATGGTCGTCGTGCCTTTCATGGTCTCACCTGTGTAGGTGTAGGTGCCGTTCATATCTGAGGTGATGCCATCGTTGGTGCAGCGTATGTGCCATGTTACCGTGTGACCGGAAACAGACTGATCGATCATTTTACAGCTATCACTATCATGAGACTTCTGCCTGGGAACCATCATGTCGTTTGTGATGCACTGGCTATGCTGCATATCCGGCAAACTCGGCATGCCTTCAGGCATAGAACTCATATCTATCTTCGTGGTCATCTCCCACTCACCCTCATGCAGGATCTGCTCGGCAAAGCAGACCGAACTGGTGAAGAGAATCAGTAGTGCCGGGATAACTCTGTTGAAGTAATTCATGCTCTTCCTCCCCATCGTTGCAACAGATCGAAATGGTCTCATTAGTTTTACTATAGCATATAGTTTTAAGTCTCGGAAAGACTCCGAGACTTAATGAGAGCGCAAACTGTTAGATGAGTTTGTTGAGCTGGCTGCCTGAGAGGTCAAGCTTGTGGATCATCTTGCCGTGGATGTCGTAGAACTCCTGCTGGGTGCGGTCAAAGGGGTTCTGGTGCTGTTGCCAGCTGGTGCCGCTATAGGCCCGTACAGGTTCGGCATCGGTCTCAACCGATGCGATGTTTCTCATCTCGGCTGTAACGACCGGTGGCACTACCACTGCAGGCAGGCGATCGACGTAAAGTGTGATTCCATCTACCATCATCATGTTACTATTATAGCAGAATTTGCTAAATACCCCTATTTACGGACTCCTTCACCCGACCAGCTTGCCATGCGTGTGTAAAATCCTGCTTGATCAGCCCTTTCGGCTGCATATGATTCACACCCTGTTATCAGCCGGCATAGCTCAGATGGTAGAGCAGCTGATTTGTAATCAGCAGGCCACGGGTTCGATTCCTGTTGCCGGCTCCAGTTTAAAATTTGCAGTCATGAAGAGGGAGCCCGGCCGGCTCCCTTTTTTCATGCCCTGCCTCTTCGCTCTCCACCACAATCGGACAACCTCTTATCTGCTGCCAAACAGGCATAGCTATCTATATCCGCAAGGCAGGCGTACGGTGTACTGGATTAATCAGGAGCCAATACCATGGGTAAAGAACAGAAGAGCAGTAGAGAAGGAAAAAAAGAGGCGGCTAAAACGCCAAAAGAGAAGAAGGCAGCCAAAGCTGCAAAGAAGGCTGCCAGGTAAATTCGGCCTCTCAGTTGCCTGAACAAGCGCTGACTGAATATCGCATGATTTTATAAAAAAGGGGAGCCGATTGGCTCCCCTTTTGCCATTTGCACCGACAATGGGTCAGCAACAATAGTCATCATCGTCAGATTAACGTCGCAGTTAAGTTTGACAGTTCAAACGCTCACAAAGCAATTTTCCGGCAATTCTCCGCTCTCTTGCCCGGCCATCCCTGATAGCATCAACGAGCACAAGCAGCTCATAGAGAACGCTATCCTGTGCCGCTGCTGCTGGTACAGACTTATACAGTGGTGAGAGTGAAGGACCGCGATCTTTTCCCTCCGCATACGGCCATACCGGCGGATTCTGCTGATCATACACAAGCTCGCTCACTATGGGTTCGGCTGCGTAAGAGGTTTTCATACCTCTGGTGATGGTTCCATAATCCGGTGGAAAGGCATACTTAATGCCGTGCAGAAGAAACTCCTCCAGCGCCTGCCGATTAGGTCGTGGCTGAACGCCCTCACCAAGCTGTACCAGCAATTTTGCCCTGAGCGCTCGCTTTACACCGGCATTAATTTCCGAGGCACTCATGCACAACTCATTAGCCAGCTGTAGATAACTCCACGACCGATCTCCTAACGCAATCAGCTTTAGTACAACAACAATATCCTGTGGCTTTAAAATCATGCCCGTATGCTATTCGCGATTCGCGAATGGCGCAAACTTGGCAAGACGGGTACTTTTTCAGGCCTCACAACAAGCAGTGCTTTAGTTTTCTATAATCTGGCTGGCGAATGTTCTGATTGTTTTCTGATCCCCCGTTAGCAGGCTGCCGAGACAAATATTCTAAATCGGAGAAGAGCGGCGGAGCCGTGGCCGATTTTGAATATGCAGGATCGGGAACCCGAAGGGCGGGCTGGTTCCGGGGTGGCTTTCTATCGTTATTTCTTTGCCACCAAAGAAATGACAAGTGAATATATATTCACTTACATTGCCTTTGATTTGAAGCAACTCAGTTGCTGTTAGGGTAATTCCCGTAATTGCACGATGAACCCAAAAAAAGGGGAGCCAATCGGCTCCCCTTTTGTCATCTGTAGCGACAACGGATCAGATCATCTGATCTCTTATTTCTCGTCGGTCCAAGCCTGCAGCCCTTCAATAATCTGTTTGGCCTGCTTGACGTTGGTGATGTTAAACTTGGAGCGCGGGGTATATTCACCATTACGCTTCTGGAAACGGCGGATAGTGAATTTATCCTCGCCATACTCTTCCTTGGCAGCGTCCCAGTTCACATAGCGGAACATGATGGTGGTCCATGCACCCTTGCTGAGAATCACCTTATCCAGCTGCTTGGTGGTCACGATACCGCCCTCTTCATAATCGATGCTTAAATCGTCTGGTGTCATAAGATCCTCTTGCTTGATATGAGTTCGTAATTCGGGGCGCAGCCTATCGCCTCGCCCCGTTTTTGCACTGTTCAACTTAAATCAGCGCTCTACTGAGTGAATCCTCGCCTACTCCTGATAGTAGTAATCGTACTGGCTCAGCAGGGAGTCAGTCAGGCTCCACGCCTCGGTATATGAGAGGCCGCTCTCATCGGGAAAGACAATGCGCACATAGAGATTCTTGCCATGTTTCTTCTGCAGCTGTGCGAGTCGCTTATGCAAAGCGGTGCTATCGGTGGCTTGATATGCAGCATCGGTTGGCCTCTTGATGCCGATATGTAACTTGCCACCCTCCCGATGATATCGAACGAACACCACCTCCTTACCCAGCTGCGAACGGGCCGGACGGATCAGCTTATTATACTTGGTTTGCAGATCAACATGCTGCAGCTCCAGCAACTTCAGCCGCTCAAGTTGGGTGATGCCACTGCTTTTAAATTTGGCGATCTCTGCCTGACTCTCTCGGTTCTGCTGCTCCTGCAAGTTTAACGCCTGCAGTCGCTGTTCAAGCTCAGCTACCAGTTCAACCTGCCGCTTCTCCAGGTTCGCCTTCTCACTAAGTGCTGTATCCAGGCCCCGGGTAGCACCGGAGAGCTGACTCTTGAGCTGCATATTATCCTGCTCACTCTTTTTAAGCTGGCTTATTGCACGGCTATGCTCCTCGCCCAGATTCATCAGACGAAGACGTAGCATCGACGACGCCTCTTCCAAGCGTTTCAGCCGCATATTGAGTTCTGTGTTGATGTTGGTGGTGGAGTAGGCCTGTTCGGCAGCAGAGCGTTCCGCCGCCAGCGAATCCTGCAGCTGATGCACCAGATCCATGTTTTTCACCAGCAGCGTTAACATCGCCAGTAGAAAAACCAGCACGATCACCGTCATGATATCGGTGAATGATGGCCAGAACCCTTCATCCCGATGTTCGTTGCCCAGACGGAGATCGATAAATCCCTGCGGCATACCGCTACTCCTTCGGCAACCGGAAGCCATCTTGCAGCGCGGTTGAAATCTCACGCAGCTGTACAAGCAGCTCCTGATGCTGAAGCCGGGAATCTTCAGCTGCCCTGTCGATACTCTGCTTTAAACCCTCCGGATTAAGTGCTTCGAAATTATCATGCAGCGACTGCACCAGCAGATGCGCCTGACTGACAAGCTCCACGGCATGCAGATTCACACTCTCGCTGGTGACATTAAAGCGTGGCATCAGGCGGGTGGCGGTGATCTGCTCAACCAGAGCAAGGATATGGGTCTGCAGCCCCTGAATGGCAGTAAAGAAATAGGCCAGCAGCAGATAACAGATGATGGCACTCATGGTGGTGGAGAGCGCGGTGGACATACCGTGAATCACCATGCCCATACCGGTCGATGATACCGCCTCCTCGAGCAGGCTGGAGGCGCCGAACAGGGCAATCGACAGCGAGATAATGGTGCCCAGCACACCACAGAGAATCAGGATATTATGAATAAATCGAATCACACCCGTGCGGGTACTCTCGTGGGCTAAAAGCGTGGCTGCCAGCGATTGATGATGCACCGGTGCATGCTGAAGGCGCATGCTCTCCATGGTGTCATAGCGCAGGGATATGATCGAGTCGAGTTCAATGCCGTGCAGCAGATCCGGTTTATCCTGATCCAGGTTCTGCTGGAAAATGGTAAGTGCGGCCTCCTCACGTTGATAGTGAAACAGCAGCATCACGATGCGCAGCATGCCTGTAAAGAAGAGGGCAACGATCAGACCATTGATGGCATAACCTGCTGCCGTTTGCTGATTGGAGAAATAGATCATGGTCAGGGTATCGGAGAAATAGACCCCCAGCAGGATGGTTACCAGTGTGATAACCGCCAGCTGGATGAGAATGTTACGACTCATATGTTGTTGCATCACTGACATGCTGCCTCCCCTTGTGGCCCGAGCAGAAGATGAAAGCTGGAACATAACTTCACCTGATCCTTACTCCGCCCCATAAGAGATCATGAACGCTTATCACGCCCCCTTCAAGCATGAGTGCATGATAACAGGCATCATGCTTTGCATAATAGACTCACATCGCGTCTGTTTCCCATTCAACAAACATCGGCATTAAAGAAAAAAGGCTGCTATCACAATGGATAACAGCCTTATTAGTTGTTTGGATAGAATTACATGCTATCCAGTAAGTTTACAACTTCGATGTACTACCCACATTTAGAGTCGCCGCACTCCAGACAGCAGTTGCAGTTATCAAGACGCACAACAGCCATCGCACCGCACTTGTCACACTGCTGCCCTTTGGCAACGGCATCTGCACCCAGCTTGGTTTCAGCCTCCAGGCGTTTGGCCTGTAGTTCAGCGTTATTGAGCTGACCCTCCATCATGCCGATGGAGATCAGATGCTGCTGAATCACTTCACCAATCTCGGCAACAATCGATGGCATATATTTACCACCACGTTTGTAGTAACCACCGCGAGGATCAAATACCGCTTTGAGCTCCTCCACCAGGAAGGTGATATCGCCACCCTTGCGGAAGATTGCCGAGGTGATGCGGGTCAATGCCACGATCCACATGAAATGTTCCATATTCTTGGAGTTGATGAACACTTCAAACGGACGACGGTGTTCGTCCGGTGTGCCATGATTGACGATCACATCGTTGATGGTGATATACATGGCGTGATCCGAGTTCGGCGTTTTGATCTTGTAGGTGCTTCCCTCAAGGATATCGTCACGCTCAAGCAGCGGCGCGATATGGTGAACTGTTGCCACCTCTTTATCTGCCTCTTCTCCGGGTTTCTTCACTTCGTAACCGGTGATTTTACTGTCGATTTTAATAGCCATCACTTACCTCCTGCACAACCGGACACTTCTCCGGTTTTGCCCTGAATATTGCAGCGTATTTCCATGGTTGCCTTGCATGCCCGGACGCTGCGACCGGTATATGTGGGTGCCCTTAACTCCGTATAAACCAGACAGAGAAGGACCAGCCAATACCCACAGATTTTTTTCGGCCCCGGAGACAGCAAGCTGCCGCCACGACCGCGACACACGATGTGTCGCCAAAACTGAAGGGGTTATCTCTTCAGTTTTGTGAAGCAAGTGAAAACCACGTTTTTCGCTTGCTGTTAAAAGGGGAGGGGCCGGAGCCCCTATCCCGTATCAATCAGAATTTACCGTAGTAACCCTCTTTCAAGGCATCAAAGAGGTTGGCTGCGGTATGCATCTCACCATCATACTCGATCTCTTCATTACCCTTGGCCTCAATCTCGGTGCCATCTTCAAGTTTGAACTTGTAGGTGGTGTTGGTGAGATCTTCCTCTTTCACCAGAACACCCTGGAAGGCTTCAGGATTAAAGCGGAAGGTGGTACAACCTTTCAGCCCCTGCTCATAAGCGTAGAGGTAGATATCCTTGAACTCTTCATACGGAAAATCGGTCGGTACGTTGGCAGTTTTGGAGATTGATGAATCGACCCAGCGCTGCGCAGCGGCCTGAATATCAACATGCTGCTTGGGTGTAACCTCATCGGCAGAGATAAAGTAGTCCGGAAGTTTTGTCGCCTCATCATCGCTGAACGGCATCGCATCAGCATTGACCAGCTCACGATAAGCGAGCATCTCAAAGCTGAACACATCCACCTTCTCTTTCGATTTCTTGCCTTCACGGATGATGTTGCGTGCATAGTGGTGCGCGAAACTTGGCTCGATACCGTTGGAGGCGTTGTTGGCCAGCGACAGGGAGATCGTGCCGGTCGGAGCAATAGATGAGTGGTGGGTAAAGCGGCAGCCCTTCTCAATCAACGCTTCGATCATCGCCTTATCCTCGTCACTACCGGTAGCGAGGAACTTCTGCATATATTTGGAGTATTTCCCCCACAGTACCTTGCCTGCCAGCTTGTCACCGATCCTGATGCCGTCATCCAGCATCTCCGGACGTTTGGACATCATCTCAGCAGTCACTTCGTACTCCTGCTCAAGAGCCGGGGCGACACCCTTCTCTTCAGCCAGCTGCAGACCGGTCTGGAAACCTGTGCGTGCCATCTCATAAGCGATCTTCTCAGTGAACTCGAGTGAATCAGCTGTACCGTATGGCGTGCGCAGCATGGTCAGTGCAGAACCTAATCCTAAGAAACCCATGCCATGACGACGCTTGGAGAGAATCTCTTCACGCTGTTTGGGCAGTGGCAGACCATTGATATCAACCACATTATCGAGCATGCGGGTGAAGATGGAGACCACTTTACGGTAGGCGTCCCAATCAAAACAGGCGTTATCGGTGAATGGCTCACGCACAAATTTGGTCAGATTCACCGAACCGAGCAGGCAGGCGCCATAGGGTGGCAGTGGCTGCTCGCCACACGGGTTGGTGGCGCGCACATCTTCACAGAACCAGTTGTTGTTCAGCTCATTGACCTCATCAATGAGAATAAAACCGGGTTCGGCATAATCGTAGGTGCTAGCCATGATCACATCCCAGAGACGCTGTGCTTTCATGGTACGATAGACCTTACATGCCACATAACCGCGGTCATCCCTGACTGAACCTTTAGGGGCATTGGCCACATGTTTAAATACAATGCGGGTATCTGCATCATCGATCTCGGTCTTGCTGGCCGGGAAAACAAGATCCCAATCGCCATCACTCTTCACCGCTTCCATGAAATCACGGGTGATCAGGCAGGAGAGATTAAACTGACGCAAGCGACCATCTTCACGTTTGGCGCGGATAAAATCGGTAATATCAGGGTGTGAGATATCAAAGGTGCCCATCTGAGCGCCACGACGGCCACCGGCGGAGGAGACGGTGAAACACATCTTATCATAGATATCCATAAACGAGAGCGGCCCGGAGGTGTAGGCACCGGCACCGGACACGTATGCACCCTTCGGACGCAGGGTGGAGAACTCGTAACCGATGCCGCAACCGGCTTTCAGGGTCAGACCGGCTTCGTGAACCATGGAGAGGATACCATCCATCGAATCGGGAACAGTGCCAGAAACAGTGCAGTTGATCGTGCTGGTCGCAGGTTTATGTGCTTCAGCGCCGGCATTGGACATAATGCGGCCGGCAGGAATCGCGCCATTGGCCAGTGCCCAGGTGAACTTCTCAAACCACTCGTCACGTTTCTCTTCATCTTCAACCGCAACCAATGCTCTGGCAACACGCTCGTAGGTCGCTTCGATATTCTCATCAACAGCGTTGTGAAGCTTATCCTTGAGGCGATACTTCTTATCCCAGATATCCAGTGATGCAGGCTGAAAAGTGATATCCGCCACCCCTTTCTGCTGTGTCCCATTAATTGATGCAACCTTCAAAGCGTTACTGTTTGCGCTCATGCACTCCCCCCCGACTATGAACCGGCAGAGTTGCCGGAAACCGAAATCTTGGCAGCGAGTGTAAGCACAATATCTAGGGTGTCAAGCCGTCTCGCCACACTAACTGTAGTGTTTAGACACACACAATTCATCCACCAGTTATCCACAGCTTATTCACCAGTATGGCGTTTATTTTCCTGACTCCCCTATATATATAAAGGCTTTATTTGGAGAGTAGGCAAAGGCCTGATACGATGCGCATCCCATGAACGATACAAATCACAACATCGACACAAACACAATATCTGGTGCCACTGAAACTGCGACCCACTTCGGTTTTGAAACCGTAAGCGGCAGTGAAAAGGTCAACCGCGTGATGGGCGTATTCTCCTCGGTTGCCAGCCAGTATGATATTATGAACGACGTCATGAGTGGTGGCATGCACCGACTCTGGAAACGCTCGATGTTTGCCAAAGCGGCCATCGGTGCAGGCAGTCGAGTCCTCGATGTGGCCGCAGGCTCAGGCGATATTGCTATTGGCCTTGCCAAAAAGATGGGGCCGACCGGCCGCGTTGTATTGACCGACCTCAATGGCCCGATGCTGGCAGAGGGTGCACGCCGGGTTATTGATGAGGGACTGCTACCGGGCAGAGCTGACTGCATACAGTCTGATGGCACCAAACTCGCGTTTGCCGATAACTCATTCGACTGTGTCACCATCGCCTTCGGTATCCGCAACTTCCTCGATATCGAAGCGGGACTGGCTGAGTTCTACCGTATCCTCAAACCCGGCGGCCAGTTTATGTGCCTGGAGTTCTCACGTCCGACACTGCCCGGTCTTGATGTGATCTATGATGCCTACTCGTTCAATGTTATTCCGATGATGGGTGAGAAGGTGACCGGAGACCGTGAATCCTACCAGTATCTGGTTGAGTCAATCCGTCGTTTTCCGGATCAGGAGCGTTTCGCCAAACTGATCCGCAAAGCCGGTTTCGATCTGGTTCAATATGATAACCTCACCGGCGGCATCGTCGCTCTACATCGAGGGTATAAGGTATGATTCCTTACCGCAAAGGACGCAAAGGTGCGCGAAGGAAAACATACAGGGAGCTTTTAACTTGCGAAAAAATGTTCTCCTCTAGCGATCATTACCTGCCATCGTCATCTGACGGCTCACCTGCGACATCCCCGTTATACTCTCTCCCTTTGCGCACCTTTGCGCTCTCTGCGGTGAATAGAATCAGGTTCACAGGAGGTGGACTGTGAGTGTGATGTTTTTGCCTTTGAGATTAATACCGGTGCCGGTGCAGTGTGTGGTGATGACTACCGTACTGGAGCTGGTCTTCTCGCGTGATGCCAGCCTTAAACCCTATCTTGCCGATCTTGAAGGGCGCGTTTTCCGCATCCATGTCTCTGACACCAATGCCATTATGTTCCTCGGTTTTTCACGTGGCAAAGCGTGGGTTCACTCCACCTATGATGGCGAACCCGATGTGCGACTGGCCGGTACCACAGCTGGTTTTGCCCGCATGTGTTTTGCCCATGAAGACCCCGATGAACTGGTATTTCAGCAGGTATTGAAACTCTCCGGTGATTCCGATGCCATGCTGCGTTTTAAAAAGCTGTTTGCTGCCGCTGATCTGGATTGGGAGCGCGAACTGCGCGCCTCCTTCGGTGACTTCTTCGGCACCCGCGTAGCCAAGGCTGCACATGCGCTGGTTGCAGCCGAACAGAGACTGGCTGATAGCACCAAACAGATGCTGCAGAACAATCTTCATCAGATGGATATCCCTGATGCAGAGCGCTTGCAACAGTGGCAGGCCGGTGTTGAGCACTTCTCACATCAGATCAGCAAGCTGAAAGGTCGGGTGACCCGCGCCGAACATCGGTTTGAACATATCTGCGAAGAGAAGAGTGAAGCCTGATGCCGGTGCATAGGCCAGCGTGATCAAACTACCCTCCAACCTGCGCCGCAACCTGCGTCTGATGCGTATCGGCCACATTCTGGCCAGTCACGGCCTTGCCGCCCTGGCTGTGCGCATGCGCCTGTTCTACCCTTACGTCTGGCTGGTACAACTCTTCCGTGGTGATGATCTACCCAAAGATCTGGGTACTCAGATCCGTCTGGTACTGGAGGAGCTTGGCCCCACCTTTATCAAGTTCGGCCAGATGCTCTCCACACGTGTCGATCTGCTGCCACTTGAGGTGGCACTGGAACTGAAGAAACTGCAGGACGATGTGCCTCCGGAACCGTTTGAGAAGGTGCGCCGCGTTATTGAGCAGAGCTTTAAAAGACCATTAACAGGTGAAAATGGTGTCTATGCAACCTTTGATGAGACCCCGGTAGCCGCCGCCTCCATCGCTCAGGTCCACTTTGCCGAACTGACCGATGGCCGTCAGGTGGCAGTCAAAGTGCGCCGCGATCATATCAGCCGTACCATCGAATCGGATCTGGCCATCCTTAAACTTCTGGCCAGCCTCTTCCACCGCTATTTCCCTGAATACCATCGCCTGAAAGCACCGCAAGTAATTGAAGAGTTCGCCATCACTATTCGTGGTGAGTTGAATCTGCGTGCTGAAGCAGCCCACGCCAGTCGCTTTGCTGAAAACTTTGCCGAGATTGAAGGGGTACGTGTGCCCGAGGTGATGTGGGACTACACCCAGACCGAGGTACTGACCACCGAACGTATCTGTGGCACCCCGATTGATGAGAGAGCCAAGCTTGAAGCGGCAGGGCATGACTGTCTGAAACTGTGCGAACGCGCTGCCACCCAGTTTTTCCGTATGGTCTTCACCGATGGTTATTTCCATGCGGATATGCATCCGGGCAATATCTTTGTCGGTGATAACGGTGACATCATCTTTATTGACTTCGGCATTGTTGGCAGACTTGATATTAAATCGCGTCGCTATATTGCCGGCATGCTGCTGGCTTTTCTGCAGGAGGATTACCGTCGCGCTGCCGAGGTACATGTAGAAGCCGGATATGTCCCGGCCGATACCGACATCTCCGCGTTTGAAGATGCCCTGCGTGAAATTGCCGTACCGATCTTTAACCGTCCTCTGGGTGACATCTCGATTGCCGAACTTCTACTCTCAATGTTTGCGGTAACTGAACGTTTCAAGATGGAGACACAGCCGCAACTGCTCTTGCTACAGAAGACTATGGTGGTGATTGAAGGGGTGGCTCGCGAACTGGCCGATCAGGCCAACATCTGGATGCTGGCACGACCGATGATCAGCGAGTGGATGACACGCCACATGGGCCCCGTCGGCAAAGCTGAAGCGATCGGTGAAGAGATTCGCGATCAACTGCATGACTGGATGCGACTTCCAGCCAAGATTGATGGTGTGCTCTCACGCATTGAGGAGGGCAAGGTCACCTTCAACAGTGAACCGTCACACCTCTCCGCTGTGATGGGGGCAATGCTCTCTGCAGGTGGTGGCGGCTGGCTGGCCTGGAGCCTCGCCAACGGTGCGGGAACCGGCATACTGGTTCTCTCTACCACAGTGATGGGCCTCGGTATTCTGCTCGCCATCAGCCGCAGTTAATGGCGATTTGGTGCTTTTCTATCTTTCGTCTATACTCCGCCATAATGTTTCCCCAGTTTAAACTCTATTCCAACTACAGGGCAGGAAATTCATGAGCAATAATTTTGTGTTTACATCCGAATCGGTCTCCGAAGGGCACCCGGATAAGGTCGCTGACCGCATCTCCGATAGCGTACTGGATGCGATTCTTGAACAGGACAAATATGCACGCGTAGCGTGTGAAACCATGGTCACCACGGGTCTGGCTCTGATTGCCGGTGAGATCACCACCTCTGCCGTACTCGATTATCAGGATATAGTGCGTAGCGCGATCAAGGACATCGGTTATAACTCATCTGCGATGGGTTTTGACTGGGAGTCATGCTCGGTACTGGTAAGTCTCGATAAACAGTCACCGGATATCGCCATGGGCGTGAATGTCGGCGAAGGTCTCGATCTTGATCAGGGCGCAGGCGATCAGGGACTGATGTTCGGTTATGCCACCAACGAAACCGACGTATTGATGCCAACCCCGATCCATCTCTCACATCTACTGGTAGCCAAACAGGCTGAAGTTCGTAAAAACAACACTCTGAAATTCCTGCGTCCGGATGCCAAATCACAGGTCACGGTTCGTTATGAAAACTTCAAACCTGTAGCCATTGATGCGGTTGTGCTCTCCACCCAGCATGATCCGGATGTAAGCCACAAGGATCTCTCTGAAGCGATCATGGAAGAGGTAATCAATCCAATCCTTGGCGATACCGGCCTGCTGCATGCAGGTACCGCTTACCACATCAATCCAACCGGTCGCTTTGTGATCGGTGGCCCTGTAGGCGATTGCGGCGTAACCGGTCGTAAGATCATCGTTGATACCTACGGCGGTTTCGGCCATCACGGTGGCGGCGCCTTCTCCGGTAAAGATCCAACAA is a genomic window containing:
- a CDS encoding DUF3617 family protein, with product MNYFNRVIPALLILFTSSVCFAEQILHEGEWEMTTKIDMSSMPEGMPSLPDMQHSQCITNDMMVPRQKSHDSDSCKMIDQSVSGHTVTWHIRCTNDGITSDMNGTYTYTGETMKGTTTMNTQGMKMVSHITGKRLGPCK
- a CDS encoding SCP2 domain-containing protein gives rise to the protein MFLPLRLIPVPVQCVVMTTVLELVFSRDASLKPYLADLEGRVFRIHVSDTNAIMFLGFSRGKAWVHSTYDGEPDVRLAGTTAGFARMCFAHEDPDELVFQQVLKLSGDSDAMLRFKKLFAAADLDWERELRASFGDFFGTRVAKAAHALVAAEQRLADSTKQMLQNNLHQMDIPDAERLQQWQAGVEHFSHQISKLKGRVTRAEHRFEHICEEKSEA
- a CDS encoding adenosylcobalamin-dependent ribonucleoside-diphosphate reductase gives rise to the protein MSANSNALKVASINGTQQKGVADITFQPASLDIWDKKYRLKDKLHNAVDENIEATYERVARALVAVEDEEKRDEWFEKFTWALANGAIPAGRIMSNAGAEAHKPATSTINCTVSGTVPDSMDGILSMVHEAGLTLKAGCGIGYEFSTLRPKGAYVSGAGAYTSGPLSFMDIYDKMCFTVSSAGGRRGAQMGTFDISHPDITDFIRAKREDGRLRQFNLSCLITRDFMEAVKSDGDWDLVFPASKTEIDDADTRIVFKHVANAPKGSVRDDRGYVACKVYRTMKAQRLWDVIMASTYDYAEPGFILIDEVNELNNNWFCEDVRATNPCGEQPLPPYGACLLGSVNLTKFVREPFTDNACFDWDAYRKVVSIFTRMLDNVVDINGLPLPKQREEILSKRRHGMGFLGLGSALTMLRTPYGTADSLEFTEKIAYEMARTGFQTGLQLAEEKGVAPALEQEYEVTAEMMSKRPEMLDDGIRIGDKLAGKVLWGKYSKYMQKFLATGSDEDKAMIEALIEKGCRFTHHSSIAPTGTISLSLANNASNGIEPSFAHHYARNIIREGKKSKEKVDVFSFEMLAYRELVNADAMPFSDDEATKLPDYFISADEVTPKQHVDIQAAAQRWVDSSISKTANVPTDFPYEEFKDIYLYAYEQGLKGCTTFRFNPEAFQGVLVKEEDLTNTTYKFKLEDGTEIEAKGNEEIEYDGEMHTAANLFDALKEGYYGKF
- the ubiE gene encoding bifunctional demethylmenaquinone methyltransferase/2-methoxy-6-polyprenyl-1,4-benzoquinol methylase UbiE, whose amino-acid sequence is MNDTNHNIDTNTISGATETATHFGFETVSGSEKVNRVMGVFSSVASQYDIMNDVMSGGMHRLWKRSMFAKAAIGAGSRVLDVAAGSGDIAIGLAKKMGPTGRVVLTDLNGPMLAEGARRVIDEGLLPGRADCIQSDGTKLAFADNSFDCVTIAFGIRNFLDIEAGLAEFYRILKPGGQFMCLEFSRPTLPGLDVIYDAYSFNVIPMMGEKVTGDRESYQYLVESIRRFPDQERFAKLIRKAGFDLVQYDNLTGGIVALHRGYKV
- a CDS encoding TSCPD domain-containing protein: MAIKIDSKITGYEVKKPGEEADKEVATVHHIAPLLERDDILEGSTYKIKTPNSDHAMYITINDVIVNHGTPDEHRRPFEVFINSKNMEHFMWIVALTRITSAIFRKGGDITFLVEELKAVFDPRGGYYKRGGKYMPSIVAEIGEVIQQHLISIGMMEGQLNNAELQAKRLEAETKLGADAVAKGQQCDKCGAMAVVRLDNCNCCLECGDSKCG